In Aspergillus oryzae RIB40 DNA, chromosome 6, one genomic interval encodes:
- a CDS encoding fungal specific transcription factor domain-containing protein (predicted protein), which produces MRKRGEPEPQEEHDAIRNQLVADAARLRQLEKFYSSTNIYDFDGVNPELAMHLLSLYWDRQLDVGAVVYRPVFMKDMACSGPHFSKLLLNAIYFTASKYSPRLEVRDDRSDPLSVGRMFRRRITQLLSDHVTRSEITTIQALLLIASSLFSWCDEKSLAWLYSGMAINMITDLGIQMDNRIYRKGHGLSPEQAEVRRRVFWGAYGKSPSSLYQGRPIRLREADSAIPLSFLDEYEEYDLFEPASYGTSIESSPALSQLVSILKRYCSLSSIMSRILDTLYTERSTSRDPVVLFECSTSLNHKLQSWYEELTSGLTAAMTGSSTATASPHILALTALYHTLKILLHRPFVSDGHLRSASPSVAGIAFEACATAANAIHDTLGIYGKSYSMQLAPYSISYATYVSATIHARIAAHSPAGSHAHDCLQNCLSILTEHQRLYLGPKRALGVILNLIKVMNIDIGDSTVTASSPDEAIAQVTSQEDGVRDPGHLASHHAGLFHTQNLPSDLGHDLQYDLPTYDIDAIIQSFDVSQPVNLRRFQNFSLPLDPLFGLDNIDVVV; this is translated from the exons ATGAGAAAGCGAGGAGAGCCTGAGCCACAGGAAGAGCACGATGCTATTCGAAATCAGTTAGTGGCGGACGCTGCTCGATTAC GTCAGCTTGAAAAGTTTTACTCCAGCACTAACATCTACGATTTCGACGGTGTCAATCCAGAATTGGCTATGCACCTTCTGTCATTGTACTGGGATCGTCAATTAGACGTAGGTGCGGTCGTCTACCGACCAGTTTTTATGAAAGATATGGCATGCTCTGGGCCACATTTTTCAAAGCTCCTTTTGAATGCGATATACTTTACAGCCTCTAAATATTCGCCTCGCCTAGAGGTGCGAGATGATAGAAGTGACCCACTGTCTGTTGGACGAATGTTTCGGCGAAGGATCACGCAATTGCTTAGCGATCATGTTACCCGGAGCGAGATCACCACAATACAAGCACTGCTTTTAATAGCATCATCCTTGTTCAGTTGGTGTGACGAGAAGAGCCTGGCTTGGCTCTATTCTGGTATGGCTATCAACATGATAACGGACTTGGGCATCCAGATGGATAATAGAATTTATCGAAAGGGTCACGGTCTATCCCCCGAGCAAGCTGAAGTTCGAAGAAGAGTCTTTTGGGGTGCCTACGGTAAAAGCCCCAGC TCGCTCTACCAAGGAAGGCCGATCCGGCTGCGAGAGGCAGATTCCGCAATCCCTTTGAGCTTCCTGGATGAATACGAGGAGTATGACCTATTCGAACCCGCATCTTACGGGACTTCCATAGAATCGTCCCCTGCTCTATCACAATTGGTTTCGATTTTGAAACGATACTGTTCATTGTCCAGTATCATGTCTCGCATCCTGGACACATTATATACGGAGCGCAGTACCTCCAGGGATCCAGTAGTGCTCTTCGAATGCTCAACGTCTCTAAATCACAAATTACAGTCATGGTATGAGGAGCTTACCTCAGGTCTCACTGCTGCAATGACAGGTTCCTCCACGGCGACCGCGTCCCCGCACATTCTTGCGTTGAC TGCGTTATATCATACATTAAAGATCCTGCTCCATCGTCCATTTGTGTCTGATGGGCATCTGCGAAGTGCATCACCATCAGTTGCAGGCATAGCCTTCGAGGCCTGTGCGACTGCCGCTAATGCGATACATGACACACTCGGTATTTATGGAAAGTCATATTCGATGCAGCTTGCGCCCTACAGTATATCCTATGCTACATACGTAAGCGCCACAATTCACGCTCGCATAGCTGCCCACAGCCCTGCAGGTTCTCATGCCCACGACTGTCTCCAAAATTGCCTCTCGATTCTGACAGAACATCAACGGTTATATTTGGGACCGAAGCGTGCCTTGGGGGTTATATTGAACCTAATCAAAGTAATGAACATCGATATTGGCGATTCGACTGTCACAGCGTCCAGTCCAGATGAAGCTATTGCACAGGTGACCTCCCAAGAGGATGGTGTGCGAGACCCAGGACACCTTGCTAGCCACCACGCAGGACTCTTTCACACCCAGAACCTACCATCCGACTTGGGCCATGACTTACAATATGATTTGCCGACTTATGATATTGATGCGATCATCCAAAGTTTTGACGTGTCCCAGCCGGTTAACCTGCGACGTTTTCAGA ACTTCTCACTGCCATTGGATCCGCTGTTTGGCCTAGACAATATCGATGTGGTAGTCTGA
- a CDS encoding uncharacterized protein (predicted protein), translating into MSMHLGQAWIFDDYGRMPGPWNSKCPDYPHVKAIAYNNVNATDQTILRGELLLILRLMFTQLRKRRFLKHMVAPVLLFFIVGPQHARIIEAIFDGSNLVLRTTKIFDLRYKNVQGLKDFAGYYLGPPMGDTVKA; encoded by the exons atgtccatgcacctgggacagg CTTGGATATTTGACGACTATGGCCGAATGCCGGGTCCATGGAATTCGAAATG CCCAGATTACCCTCATGTGAAGGCAATCGCATACAACAACGTGAATGCAACTGATCAGACAATACTGCGAGGGGAACTACTATTAATCCTACGCTTGATGTTTACACAACTCCGGAAACGACGTTTTCTCAAACATATGGTGGCGCCG gttcttcttttcttcattgtGGGACCGCAACATGCGCGCATAATCGAGGCCATCTTTGATGGTTCCAACCTTGTTTTGCGCACGACCAAAATCTTTGACCTTCGCTACAAGAACGTTCAGGGCTTGAAAGACTTTGCGGGGTATTATTTGGGCCCCCCGATGGGCGATACAGTGAAGGCATGA
- a CDS encoding DUF3425 domain-containing protein (predicted protein), giving the protein MTILGLRKKGKVVETQEDTPSTSSSTAASGIVLRSPSEESQVEAGEELKCAHAPPHALQFRQWFEAIARDSYLRGSPQTEHLITLSRLNVHRAIDQNICAIGMTNDWTKSDDSISIFNLVQPGFLEDNIPPSLRPTLIQRSVPHHPWLDFFPFPQMRDNLIAAGDMLDDDDLCHDLMAFWDTRNTGATLLVWGEPSDPRNWEVTEEFARKWGWLLRGCSELLISSNLWRLKRGERPLLWRHVLQPQSSASQGYM; this is encoded by the coding sequence ATGACAATCCTAGGTTtaagaaagaaggggaaagtggTTGAAACACAGGAAGACACACCTTCTACGTCTTCCTCTACGGCAGCTTCAGGAATTGTATTACGAAGCCCATCCGAGGAATCTCAAGTggaagctggagaagagctcAAATGCGCCCATGCCCCACCACATGCACTCCAGTTCCGCCAATGGTTTGAAGCTATAGCCCGGGACAGCTATCTCCGTGGTTCGCCCCAAACGGAGCACTTGATCACTCTCAGCCGCCTGAACGTCCATCGAGCCATCGACCAAAATATATGTGCGATAGGGATGACCAATGACTGGACCAAAAGCGATGATTCTATCTCCATCTTTAATCTAGTGCAACCTGGTTTCCTGGAGGATAATATCCCACCGAGCTTACGCCCAACACTGATTCAGCGGAGTGTGCCGCACCACCCCTGGCTGGACTTCTTTCCATTCCCGCAAATGCGAGATAACCTTATTGCTGCTGGCGATATGTtagatgatgacgaccttTGCCATGATTTGATGGCTTTCTGGGACACTAGGAATACTGGCGCCACACTACTCGTGTGGGGAGAACCGTCGGACCCGAGGAACTGGGAAGTGACTGAGGAATTTGCGAGGAAATGGGGCTGGCTGCTTCGGGGGTGTTCTGAGCTGTTGATTTCTAGCAATCTTTGGAGATTgaagagaggggagaggCCTCTTCTTTGGAGGCATGTCCTTCAGCCACAATCGAGCGCAAGCCAAGGCTACATGTGA
- the admA gene encoding ADAM family of metalloprotease ADM-A (meltrins, fertilins and related Zn-dependent metalloproteinases of the ADAMs family): MRTYSLFLLFVPLLFLLAHVQGHSIRSTPSQKASQLESIVIHTPSHQIEPEFDITFRIRGQDHELRLKLERNPYLLAHRPQIQYLDTEGVVKRTETFIEDDQSVFRGGVWIQVTGRNWEKVGWARIYIVRGGDDPLFEGTFSAFSQYYDVRILGDTAENTGVSAKNRYMVAYHASKTDLRRDIENSAEPPRCAADQVMPRSFNPRVIGAEDVSEGLLPDTISPLERRQSTLTTDDLVDSIGNPAGCPTSRRVALVGIATDCSYTSSFDSTESLRRSLINMVNAASEVFESSFNISLALHNLTISDANCPSTASDSAPWNVGCSEGDMNSRLQEFSSWRSSLSDTENAYWTLMTGCPSGSEVGISWIGQLCSSQSSTNVVAQTSNQWQVFAHESGHTFGAVHDCDSSTCSSSTQCCPLSSSTCDADAQYIMNPYSMSSQTEFSPCTVGNVCSLLGSRNMRTSCLLSDTSNVPTLTAGECGNGIVEAGEDCDCGDNCDDNSCCDGSTCRFRDNAVCDDSTGPCCTNCQFASSGTVCRESTGTCDIQETCTGNSSACPTDRYAPDGQTCGNSSGLFCASGQCTNRDMQCQQLLNTNSTGVSSCNNDSCTLSCSVDWYGSGVCMGMNRQVQDGTPCSDGLCRGGRCRSESENNGSWVDRHRSLIIGLSDGIGGALVLAVLLGIIICCCCRGKKTPKKAIPPAMPVTGQVPRVPPPYSPASPTRSIPAPNYRYA, encoded by the exons ATGAGGACATATTCACTCTTCCTGCTTTTCGTGCCTCTATTATTTCTCCTCGCGCATGTTCAAG GGCACTCGATACGTTCTACGCCATCACAAAAGGCGTCCCAGCTGGAATCGATTGTCATACATACGCCGTCTCACCAGATCGAGCCAGAATTTGATATCACGTTCAGAATCCGAGGACAGGATCATGAGTTGAGGCTAAAGCTAGAGCGCAACCCGTACCTTCTCGCACATCGCCCTCAAATCCAGTATCTTGACACGGAAGGAGTAGTCAAACGGACCGAGACATTTATTGAAGATGACCAGAGCGTTTTCAGAGGTGGAGTCTGGATTCAAGTCACCGGTCGGAATTGGGAGAAGGTTGGTTGGGCACGGATATACATCGTTCGTGGTGGGGATGATCCTCTGTTTGAAGGCACATTTAGTGCCTTTTCCCAATACTATGACGTAAGGATATTAGGGGACACGGCTGAAAATACTGGTGTATCTGCCAAAAACCGTTACATGGTGGCATATCACGCTTCGAAGACAGACCTGCGTCGTGATATAGAAAATTCAGCCGAGCCGCCCCGCTGCGCAGCTGACCAGGTGATGCCCCGTTCCTTCAACCCTCGGGTGATAGGGGCTGAGGATGTCTCGGAAGGGCTGCTTCCTGATACAATCTCTCCATTGGAAAGACGTCAGTCAACTCTGACTACAGATGATCTGGTTGATAGCATCGGCAATCCCGCTGGCTGTCCTACCAGCCGAAGAGTTGCATTAGTCGGAATCGCAACCGACTGTTCGTATACTTCATCGTTCGACTCCACGGAAAGCCTCCGTCGAAGCCTTATCAACATGGTCAATGCCGCATCGGAGGTGTTTGAAAGTAGCTTCAACATATCCCTTGCTCTGCACAACTTGACGATCAGTGACGCAAATTGTCCCAGTACTGCTTCGGATTCTGCACCCTGGAACGTTGGATGCTCCGAAGGAGACATGAATTCGCGCTTGCAAGAATTCTCCTCCTGGCGGTCTTCACTCAGCGACACAGAGAACGCCTATTGGACGCTGATGACCGGCTGTCCGTCCGGCTCAGAAGTGGGTATTTCATGGATAGGCCAACTTTGCAGCTCTCAGTCAAGCACCAACGTAGTAGCACAGACCTCCAACCAGTGGCAGGTATTTGC TCATGAATCAGGCCATACATTTGGTGCAGTCCACGATTGCGATTCGAGCACATGCTCTTCAAGTACCCAGTGCTGCCCATTATCGTCATCTACGTGTGACGCGGACGCTCAGTATATAATGAATCCTTACTCAATGTCCTCTCAAACAGAATTTTCGCCATGTACAGTCGGGAATGTCTGCTCCTTACTCGGGTCCCGGAACATGAGAACAAGCTGCCTTCTTAGCGATACGAGCAACGTACCCACCCTTACAGCTGGGGAGTGCGGCAATGGAATTGTCGAGGCCGGCGAGGACTGCGACTGCGGTGATAATTGTGATGATAACAGCTGTTGCGATGGATCAACATGTCGATTTCGCGATAATGCGGTATGCGACGATTCCACCGGGCCGTGCTGTACAAACTGCCAATTTGCATCGTCCGGCACCGTGTGTCGTGAGAGTACTGGAACTTGCGACATTCAGGAAACGTGCACCGGAAACTCCAGCGCTTGTCCTACCGACCGATACGCACCAGACGGACAAACATGCGGCAACTCATCCGGCTTATTTTGCGCCAGCGGACAATGCACGAACCGAGATATGCAATGTCAACAACTCCTGAACACAAATAGCACGGGTGTGTCCTCCTGCAATAATGATTCTTGCACCCTCAGTTGCTCAGTTGACTGGTATGGATCTGGGGTTTGTATGGGCATGAACCGGCAGGTGCAAGATGGTACTCCCTGTTCTGACGGCCTCTGTCGCGGTGGGAGATGTCGGTCTGAGAGTGAGAATAACGGCTCATGGGTGGACCGTCATCGCTCGCTGATCATTGGACTGTCTGATGGAATCGGTGGAGCCTTGGTCCTTGCGGTACTTTTGGGTATAATcatttgctgctgctgccgtgGAAAGAAGACTCccaagaaggccattccACCAGCAATGCCAGTCACAGGGCAAGTTCCTCGTGTACCTCCTCCATACTCTCCTGCCAGCCCTACCAGGTCTATACCGGCACCAAATTATCGGTATGCATGA